A DNA window from Malus domestica chromosome 12, GDT2T_hap1 contains the following coding sequences:
- the LOC103413910 gene encoding uncharacterized protein isoform X2 — translation MCILCVIQKWSRRVATMLPWLVIPLIGLWGLSQLLPPAFRFEITSPRLACVVVLLVTLFWYEVLMPQLSAWRLRRNAMLRERKRFEAIELQKLRKTATRRCRNCSTPYRDQNPGGGRFMCSYCGHLSKRPVLDLPEVPGMGLSKSGIIKDLVGKGGKILNGKAWSENGWMQGQDWSENGNWVNGSVGGKSSYWRKDGSGVFGADESCLAEKSYSGVVNFACKLLTFFFLSVRWLWRKLFSSSTSDDASDGDRKGLAKRGENGANLNESRGEKARRKAEEKRQAKIEKELWEEEERKQREEVARLVEERRRLRDEKKEAERGKSSPPVIEKDTKKEAEKKRQERRKEKDKGSSKSNSDAEELEKRAGKENERKRDLDKKSDIDRREHLKSGADFLKGQSTEMGNNIKNASANNFIQGNAGSRYLDRMRGTIFNSSKAFGGGSFFGKDANTTMTKETKSSSSVDHVHSYYAQKRDLCPPERVAARPFINGDDKSVHRPVHSEPQSGTAPKKSWQQLFTRSSSVPSSSSVNVISRPKAKSQTKVQSSQLSGQSSSIQSFDNPINFGLPSPFALSTTYPKGSTSSSLGFSPAIDPIFPHIGEGHHELIPEEPELFEDPSYVPDPVSLLGPVSESLDNFQLNMGLERPRTLKNGPASSEVNKPSPIESPMSREKLNNSSRFPSTPKAHDMHAYPLDDASANDKGTWQMWNSCPLGQEGLGFAGGSPSWFLPPELNRSNKDDLLHPSSVSLFTTEDQVVSGSQSPKNQRIFLGNGQNGGTFSPVTGSGDHDPWLQKAFFPPLSTAENHFHLRPPDETSKNELIFGSPIRATGNHPFELPQANGWSEKEWDECAVTGTGDGVGKPYVLRPPVRGMYPTPNPNVQPLW, via the exons ATGCTTCCTTGGTTAGTTATTCCATTAATAGGACTGTGGGGTCTCTCTCAGCTTCTACCACCAGCTTTCCGATTTGAGATAACTTCGCCTAGACTCGCTTGTGTTGTTGTGCTCTTGGTTACTCTCTTCTGGTATGAGGTTTTGATGCCTCAGCTTTCAGCTTGGCGCTTGCGGAGGAATGCAATGCTTAGAGAGAGGAAAAGGTTTGAGGCAATAGAGTTGCAAAAGCTGAGGAAAACAGCAACAAGGCGGTGTCGAAACTGCTCGACACCATATAGGGATCAGAATCCTGGTGGTGGTCGGTTTATGTGTTCGTATTGTGGGCATTTATCAAAGAGACCGGTTTTGGACTTACCTGAGGTACCCGGGATGGGACTTTCGAAGTCTGGGATCATCAAAGATTTAGTTGGAAAGGGTGGAAAGATATTGAATGGAAAGGCGTGGTCTGAAAATGGGTGGATGCAAGGTCAAGATTGGTCGGAGAATGGAAATTGGGTCAATGGTTCTGTTGGAGGAAAGTCTAGTTATTGGAGAAAGGACGGGAGCGGTGTTTTTGGAGCGGATGAGAGTTGCTTGGCAGAAAAGTCGTATTCAGGTGTTGTTAATTTTGCTTGCAAGCTActaaccttttttttcttgagtGTTAGATGGCTTTGGAGAAAGCTTTTTAGTAGTAGTACATCAGATGATGCATCTGACGGAGATCGTAAAGGATTGGCCAAGAGGGGCGAGAATGGGGCCAACTTGAATGAAAGTAGAGGAGAAAAGGCCCGCAGAAAAGCTGAAGAGAAGAGACAGGCTAAGATAGAGAAGGAGCTTTgggaggaggaagaaagaaagcagAGGGAGGAAGTTGCAAGGTTGGTGGAGGAACGCAGGAGACTTAGGGATGAGAAAAAGGAAGCTGAACGTGGGAAATCATCACCACCTGTGATTGAAAAAGATActaagaaggaagcagaaaagaaacgacaggaaagaaggaaagagaaagacaagggTTCTAGCAAGAGCAACTCTGATGCAGAAGAGCTGGAAAAGAGAGCAGGTAAGGAAAATGAACGAAAGCGGGACCTTGACAAGAAGAGTGACATTGACCGCAGGGAACATCTGAAATCAGGGGCAGATTTTCTTAAGGGACAAAGCACGGAGATGgggaataatataaaaaatgcaTCTGCAAACAATTTTATTCAGGGAAATGCTGGATCTAGGTACCTGGACCGCATGAGGGGTACGATTTTTAATTCTTCAAAGGCATTTGGTGGAGGTAGTTTCTTTGGAAAGGATGCTAATACTACAATGACAAAAGAAACCAAATCTAGCAGTTCTGTAGATCATGTCCATAGTTATTATGCCCAGAAGAGAGACTTATGTCCACCTGAGCGCGTAGCTGCAAGACCTTTTATTAATGGAGATGATAAGAGTGTCCACCGCCCT GTTCACTCAGAACCACAGTCAGGGACTGCACCTAAAAAATCATGGCAGCAGTTGTTTACTCGTTCATCGTCAGTGCCTTCATCATCAAGTGTAAATGTAATAAGTAGACCAAAAGCAAAGTCTCAGACAAAAGTTCAAAGTTCTCAGTTATCTGGCCAGTCGTCATCAATCCAATCATTTGATAATCCAATCAACTTTGGGCTGCCATCACCATTCGCTTTATCTACTACCTATCCAAAAGGATCTACTAGCAGCAGTTTAGGTTTTTCACCCGCAATTGATCCCATATTTCCTCACATTGGAGAAGGACATCATGAACTTATACCCGAGGAGCCAGAGCTTTTTGAAGACCCAAGTTACGTCCCTGATCCGGTATCCTTGCTTGGGCCAGTTTCTGAGTCACTTGATAATTTTCAATTAAACATGGGATTGGAGAGGCCTCGCACATTGAAGAATGGACCTGCTTCATCTGAAGTGAACAAGCCATCTCCAATCGAGTCACCAATGTCGCGAGAAAAGCTTAATAATTCTAGTCGCTTCCCTAGTACCCCAAAGGCCCATGATATGCATGCTTACCCCTTGGATGATGCAAGTGCAAATGATAAGGGAACGTGGCAAATGTGGAACAGTTGCCCTCTTGGTCAGGAAGGTCTAGGTTTTGCAGGTGGCTCTCCAAGCTGGTTTCTACCTCCAGAACTGAACAGATCAAACAAGGATGATCTTTTGCACCCATCATCAGTATCACTGTTTACTACAGAAGATCAGGTTGTTTCTGGCTCTCAATCTCCTAAGAATCAGAGAATTTTTCTTGGAAATGGCCAGAATGGCGGAACCTTTAGCCCTGTTACTGGTTCCGGTGATCATGATCCTTGGTTGCAGAAAGCCTTTTTTCCTCCATTGTCAACAGCTGAAAACCATTTTCATCTGAGACCTCCAGACGAAACTTCGAAGAATGAACTGATTTTTGGGAGTCCCATCAGAGCTACTGGTAACCATCCATTTGAGCTGCCTCAAGCGAATGGTTGGTCCGA
- the LOC103413910 gene encoding uncharacterized protein isoform X1: MCILCVIQKWSRRVATMLPWLVIPLIGLWGLSQLLPPAFRFEITSPRLACVVVLLVTLFWYEVLMPQLSAWRLRRNAMLRERKRFEAIELQKLRKTATRRCRNCSTPYRDQNPGGGRFMCSYCGHLSKRPVLDLPEVPGMGLSKSGIIKDLVGKGGKILNGKAWSENGWMQGQDWSENGNWVNGSVGGKSSYWRKDGSGVFGADESCLAEKSYSGVVNFACKLLTFFFLSVRWLWRKLFSSSTSDDASDGDRKGLAKRGENGANLNESRGEKARRKAEEKRQAKIEKELWEEEERKQREEVARLVEERRRLRDEKKEAERGKSSPPVIEKDTKKEAEKKRQERRKEKDKGSSKSNSDAEELEKRAGKENERKRDLDKKSDIDRREHLKSGADFLKGQSTEMGNNIKNASANNFIQGNAGSRYLDRMRGTIFNSSKAFGGGSFFGKDANTTMTKETKSSSSVDHVHSYYAQKRDLCPPERVAARPFINGDDKSVHRPVHSEPQSGTAPKKSWQQLFTRSSSVPSSSSVNVISRPKAKSQTKVQSSQLSGQSSSIQSFDNPINFGLPSPFALSTTYPKGSTSSSLGFSPAIDPIFPHIGEGHHELIPEEPELFEDPSYVPDPVSLLGPVSESLDNFQLNMGLERPRTLKNGPASSEVNKPSPIESPMSREKLNNSSRFPSTPKAHDMHAYPLDDASANDKGTWQMWNSCPLGQEGLGFAGGSPSWFLPPELNRSNKDDLLHPSSVSLFTTEDQVVSGSQSPKNQRIFLGNGQNGGTFSPVTGSGDHDPWLQKAFFPPLSTAENHFHLRPPDETSKNELIFGSPIRATGNHPFELPQANGWSDRKEWDECAVTGTGDGVGKPYVLRPPVRGMYPTPNPNVQPLW, translated from the exons ATGCTTCCTTGGTTAGTTATTCCATTAATAGGACTGTGGGGTCTCTCTCAGCTTCTACCACCAGCTTTCCGATTTGAGATAACTTCGCCTAGACTCGCTTGTGTTGTTGTGCTCTTGGTTACTCTCTTCTGGTATGAGGTTTTGATGCCTCAGCTTTCAGCTTGGCGCTTGCGGAGGAATGCAATGCTTAGAGAGAGGAAAAGGTTTGAGGCAATAGAGTTGCAAAAGCTGAGGAAAACAGCAACAAGGCGGTGTCGAAACTGCTCGACACCATATAGGGATCAGAATCCTGGTGGTGGTCGGTTTATGTGTTCGTATTGTGGGCATTTATCAAAGAGACCGGTTTTGGACTTACCTGAGGTACCCGGGATGGGACTTTCGAAGTCTGGGATCATCAAAGATTTAGTTGGAAAGGGTGGAAAGATATTGAATGGAAAGGCGTGGTCTGAAAATGGGTGGATGCAAGGTCAAGATTGGTCGGAGAATGGAAATTGGGTCAATGGTTCTGTTGGAGGAAAGTCTAGTTATTGGAGAAAGGACGGGAGCGGTGTTTTTGGAGCGGATGAGAGTTGCTTGGCAGAAAAGTCGTATTCAGGTGTTGTTAATTTTGCTTGCAAGCTActaaccttttttttcttgagtGTTAGATGGCTTTGGAGAAAGCTTTTTAGTAGTAGTACATCAGATGATGCATCTGACGGAGATCGTAAAGGATTGGCCAAGAGGGGCGAGAATGGGGCCAACTTGAATGAAAGTAGAGGAGAAAAGGCCCGCAGAAAAGCTGAAGAGAAGAGACAGGCTAAGATAGAGAAGGAGCTTTgggaggaggaagaaagaaagcagAGGGAGGAAGTTGCAAGGTTGGTGGAGGAACGCAGGAGACTTAGGGATGAGAAAAAGGAAGCTGAACGTGGGAAATCATCACCACCTGTGATTGAAAAAGATActaagaaggaagcagaaaagaaacgacaggaaagaaggaaagagaaagacaagggTTCTAGCAAGAGCAACTCTGATGCAGAAGAGCTGGAAAAGAGAGCAGGTAAGGAAAATGAACGAAAGCGGGACCTTGACAAGAAGAGTGACATTGACCGCAGGGAACATCTGAAATCAGGGGCAGATTTTCTTAAGGGACAAAGCACGGAGATGgggaataatataaaaaatgcaTCTGCAAACAATTTTATTCAGGGAAATGCTGGATCTAGGTACCTGGACCGCATGAGGGGTACGATTTTTAATTCTTCAAAGGCATTTGGTGGAGGTAGTTTCTTTGGAAAGGATGCTAATACTACAATGACAAAAGAAACCAAATCTAGCAGTTCTGTAGATCATGTCCATAGTTATTATGCCCAGAAGAGAGACTTATGTCCACCTGAGCGCGTAGCTGCAAGACCTTTTATTAATGGAGATGATAAGAGTGTCCACCGCCCT GTTCACTCAGAACCACAGTCAGGGACTGCACCTAAAAAATCATGGCAGCAGTTGTTTACTCGTTCATCGTCAGTGCCTTCATCATCAAGTGTAAATGTAATAAGTAGACCAAAAGCAAAGTCTCAGACAAAAGTTCAAAGTTCTCAGTTATCTGGCCAGTCGTCATCAATCCAATCATTTGATAATCCAATCAACTTTGGGCTGCCATCACCATTCGCTTTATCTACTACCTATCCAAAAGGATCTACTAGCAGCAGTTTAGGTTTTTCACCCGCAATTGATCCCATATTTCCTCACATTGGAGAAGGACATCATGAACTTATACCCGAGGAGCCAGAGCTTTTTGAAGACCCAAGTTACGTCCCTGATCCGGTATCCTTGCTTGGGCCAGTTTCTGAGTCACTTGATAATTTTCAATTAAACATGGGATTGGAGAGGCCTCGCACATTGAAGAATGGACCTGCTTCATCTGAAGTGAACAAGCCATCTCCAATCGAGTCACCAATGTCGCGAGAAAAGCTTAATAATTCTAGTCGCTTCCCTAGTACCCCAAAGGCCCATGATATGCATGCTTACCCCTTGGATGATGCAAGTGCAAATGATAAGGGAACGTGGCAAATGTGGAACAGTTGCCCTCTTGGTCAGGAAGGTCTAGGTTTTGCAGGTGGCTCTCCAAGCTGGTTTCTACCTCCAGAACTGAACAGATCAAACAAGGATGATCTTTTGCACCCATCATCAGTATCACTGTTTACTACAGAAGATCAGGTTGTTTCTGGCTCTCAATCTCCTAAGAATCAGAGAATTTTTCTTGGAAATGGCCAGAATGGCGGAACCTTTAGCCCTGTTACTGGTTCCGGTGATCATGATCCTTGGTTGCAGAAAGCCTTTTTTCCTCCATTGTCAACAGCTGAAAACCATTTTCATCTGAGACCTCCAGACGAAACTTCGAAGAATGAACTGATTTTTGGGAGTCCCATCAGAGCTACTGGTAACCATCCATTTGAGCTGCCTCAAGCGAATGGTTGGTCCGA